One window of Dehalobacterium formicoaceticum genomic DNA carries:
- a CDS encoding AMP-binding protein, whose protein sequence is MKIAFSTLGCPDFSWTDIYSMAKDFGFNGIEIRGLGNEIFAVQAQPFTEDQIPKTKKRLAELQMEIPCLSSGCCLRFKENTEKNHEEIVQYIELAAKLGTPYIRILADLEPHVTGEVDDEVVLAALRRLIPIAEEKGVTLLVETNGVYADTTRLCKLLEDAASDAVAALWDMHHPYRFAGEEPEKTVQNLGAYIKYVHTKDSVVENGKIHYRMMGEGDLPVEDMLLALRSINYEGYISLEWVKRWAPELSDAGVVFPNFANYMNRYREKGMKKSHLFDNNAGTGKYVWQKDTLIDLTFPQVLDRIVEEFPDQYAFRYTTLDYTRTYAQFRDDVDTFARALIAMGVRPGDHVAIWATNVPQWYITFWATTKIGAVLVTVNTAYKIYEAEYLLRQSDTHTLVMIDGHKDSDYVGIMKELCPELETTQAGEPLHMKRLPFLRNIVTTDSKQKGCLSWEEANALSENVSSEQLRFYARDVNRNDVCNMQYTSGTTGFPKGVMLTHYNVVNNGKTIGDCMDFSTADRLLLHVPMFHCFGMVLAMTAAMTHGVTISPIPAFSPKLALECINKERITACHGVPTMFIAMMEHENFAQTDFSHMRTGIMAGSRCPVKVMQDVVDKMNMKEITIVFGLTESSPGCTQSRVDDSIELRVNTVGRPLPGVECKIVDPETGEDLPDNMDGEFVARGYNIMKGYYKMPEATKAAIDDDGWLHTGDIARRDENGYYKITGRLKDMIIRGGENIYPKEIEDFVYTHPKVKDVQVVGVPSKDYGEEIMAAVILKDGETMTADELKDYIRSHMAKHKTPRYIEFVTEFPMNAAGKILKYKMREEAVEKLGLQADCQIVTA, encoded by the coding sequence ATGAAAATTGCTTTTTCAACACTGGGTTGTCCCGATTTCAGTTGGACGGATATTTATTCTATGGCTAAGGACTTTGGTTTTAACGGCATTGAAATTCGCGGTTTGGGCAATGAAATATTTGCTGTTCAGGCGCAACCCTTTACAGAGGATCAGATCCCTAAAACGAAAAAAAGGCTTGCTGAATTGCAGATGGAGATCCCTTGCCTTTCTTCGGGCTGCTGTTTAAGGTTTAAGGAAAATACGGAGAAAAACCATGAGGAGATTGTTCAGTACATTGAGCTGGCTGCTAAACTGGGCACCCCTTATATTCGGATTCTCGCCGACTTAGAACCTCATGTTACCGGCGAGGTGGACGATGAGGTTGTCCTTGCCGCTCTCAGGCGCCTGATTCCTATTGCGGAAGAGAAGGGCGTTACCCTATTGGTAGAGACCAATGGTGTCTATGCCGATACTACACGCCTGTGCAAGCTTTTGGAGGATGCAGCCAGTGATGCGGTGGCAGCTCTTTGGGATATGCATCATCCCTATCGCTTTGCCGGAGAGGAGCCGGAAAAAACGGTGCAGAATCTGGGTGCCTACATTAAATATGTGCATACAAAAGATTCTGTAGTGGAAAATGGTAAAATTCACTATCGTATGATGGGTGAGGGAGATCTGCCTGTCGAAGATATGTTACTGGCGCTGCGTTCCATTAATTATGAGGGCTACATATCTTTGGAATGGGTGAAGCGCTGGGCACCTGAGCTTAGTGATGCCGGAGTGGTTTTCCCCAATTTTGCCAACTATATGAACCGTTATCGGGAAAAGGGTATGAAGAAGAGCCATCTCTTTGATAACAATGCCGGAACGGGAAAGTATGTTTGGCAGAAAGACACTTTGATTGATCTGACATTTCCTCAAGTCCTGGATCGGATCGTGGAGGAGTTCCCGGACCAATATGCATTTCGCTATACCACATTGGATTATACGAGAACTTATGCCCAATTTCGGGATGATGTGGATACCTTTGCCCGAGCTTTGATAGCCATGGGAGTGCGACCCGGTGACCATGTAGCCATCTGGGCCACCAATGTGCCCCAATGGTACATTACATTCTGGGCCACCACCAAAATTGGTGCGGTTCTGGTTACCGTCAACACTGCCTATAAGATCTATGAAGCGGAGTATTTGCTGCGCCAGTCCGATACTCATACCCTGGTAATGATCGATGGTCATAAGGATTCCGATTATGTGGGTATCATGAAAGAACTGTGTCCGGAATTGGAAACCACCCAGGCTGGTGAGCCCTTGCATATGAAAAGACTGCCTTTCCTGCGCAACATCGTTACTACTGATTCCAAACAAAAAGGATGCCTGTCCTGGGAAGAAGCCAACGCCCTGTCCGAGAACGTTTCTTCTGAGCAATTACGCTTTTATGCTCGGGACGTTAACAGAAATGATGTCTGCAACATGCAGTATACCTCGGGAACTACAGGTTTTCCCAAAGGGGTTATGCTCACCCACTATAATGTGGTGAATAACGGTAAAACCATTGGTGACTGTATGGATTTTTCCACCGCAGACCGCTTGCTCCTGCATGTGCCTATGTTCCATTGCTTTGGGATGGTTCTGGCCATGACGGCAGCCATGACCCATGGTGTTACCATTAGTCCCATTCCTGCTTTTTCACCCAAATTGGCTCTGGAATGTATCAACAAGGAGAGAATAACTGCATGCCACGGTGTTCCCACCATGTTTATCGCCATGATGGAGCATGAGAATTTCGCCCAGACAGATTTCTCCCATATGAGGACAGGTATCATGGCCGGGAGCCGTTGCCCGGTCAAGGTGATGCAGGATGTGGTAGATAAGATGAATATGAAAGAGATTACCATTGTCTTTGGTCTGACAGAGTCTTCCCCGGGATGCACCCAAAGCCGGGTAGACGATTCCATTGAGCTGCGAGTTAATACTGTAGGGCGTCCTCTTCCCGGTGTAGAATGTAAGATTGTTGATCCCGAAACGGGAGAGGATTTGCCTGATAATATGGATGGTGAATTTGTTGCCCGGGGTTATAATATTATGAAAGGCTATTATAAAATGCCGGAGGCAACCAAGGCTGCTATCGATGATGATGGCTGGCTGCATACGGGAGACATCGCCCGCCGGGATGAGAATGGGTACTATAAAATAACCGGACGGCTCAAGGATATGATTATTAGGGGCGGAGAGAACATCTATCCTAAGGAGATTGAGGATTTTGTTTATACCCATCCCAAAGTCAAGGATGTACAAGTGGTCGGAGTACCAAGTAAAGATTATGGTGAGGAGATTATGGCAGCTGTAATCCTCAAGGATGGGGAAACAATGACCGCCGATGAACTCAAAGACTATATCCGGTCACATATGGCCAAGCATAAAACACCCCGTTATATTGAATTTGTCACAGAATTCCCCATGAATGCCGCAGGGAAAATTTTAAAATACAAGATGAGAGAAGAAGCTGTTGAGAAACTGGGTTTGCAGGCAGACTGTCAGATTGTCACAGCCTAA
- a CDS encoding nicotinate phosphoribosyltransferase — protein sequence MTNSDFQDTKKNNFGCRNRALLTDFYEITMANGYLENGLADQIAYFDMFFRKVPDNGGFAIAAGLAQLVDYLENLKFDEEDLAYLRDRGIFSEKYLDYLRNFEFVCDVWAVPEGTPIFPNEPIIKVRGPVVQAQFIETMLLLIMNHQSLIATKTNRIVRAASGRAIVEFGARRAQGGDAALYGARAAFIGGAAGTSNTLAAAKFDIPPAGTMAHSWVQLFPSELEAFQAYARTYLENCVLLIDTYNVLKSGLPNAIKVAQEELNPRGFRLKAVRIDSGDFSYLARMVRKELDQAGLEDCKIMVSSSLDEDIIRELLLLGSPIDSFGVGERLITAQSDPVFGGVYKLSAVEEDGQIVPKMKISNNVGKITDPGAKKIFRLYDNATGKGIADIITLEEETIDDSKPFEIFNPLFPWKKRTVDNFRAEEMMVKIFERGKLIFHLPTVQEIQSYCARMVDTLWPEILRFENPHEYYVNLSRDLWKLKNDLIYKHSQE from the coding sequence ATGACCAATTCAGATTTCCAAGATACAAAAAAAAATAACTTCGGGTGCCGGAATCGGGCACTGCTCACAGATTTTTATGAGATCACCATGGCCAATGGTTATTTAGAAAATGGTTTGGCAGATCAGATCGCCTATTTTGATATGTTTTTCCGCAAGGTGCCGGATAACGGCGGTTTTGCCATTGCTGCAGGCCTGGCGCAGCTGGTAGATTATCTGGAGAACCTAAAATTTGATGAAGAAGATCTTGCTTATCTGCGGGATAGAGGAATTTTCTCAGAAAAATATCTGGATTATCTTAGAAATTTTGAATTCGTCTGTGATGTTTGGGCAGTACCGGAAGGAACCCCGATTTTCCCCAATGAGCCTATTATTAAGGTGCGTGGTCCCGTAGTCCAAGCCCAATTTATCGAAACGATGCTTCTTTTAATTATGAACCATCAGAGCTTAATAGCAACTAAAACCAATCGCATCGTCCGTGCGGCTTCCGGGCGAGCCATTGTAGAATTTGGCGCGCGCAGAGCCCAGGGTGGAGATGCAGCTCTTTATGGGGCCCGTGCAGCATTTATCGGCGGTGCGGCGGGAACTTCCAATACCTTGGCGGCGGCCAAATTTGACATCCCGCCAGCTGGAACTATGGCCCATAGCTGGGTGCAGCTGTTCCCCTCAGAACTGGAAGCTTTTCAGGCTTATGCCAGAACTTACCTGGAAAACTGTGTCCTTTTAATTGATACATATAATGTTTTAAAATCAGGGCTGCCCAATGCTATCAAAGTCGCTCAGGAGGAATTGAATCCTCGTGGTTTTCGTTTGAAGGCTGTGCGCATTGACAGTGGTGACTTTTCCTATCTGGCCCGAATGGTGCGTAAGGAATTGGATCAGGCCGGTCTTGAGGATTGTAAGATTATGGTTTCCAGTTCTTTAGATGAAGACATCATTAGGGAACTTCTCCTGTTAGGTTCGCCTATTGATTCCTTCGGAGTAGGGGAACGCCTAATCACTGCCCAATCGGATCCGGTCTTTGGCGGAGTGTATAAACTTAGTGCGGTGGAAGAAGATGGACAGATCGTTCCCAAAATGAAGATCAGCAATAATGTTGGTAAGATTACCGATCCCGGTGCCAAAAAGATTTTCCGCTTGTATGACAATGCAACTGGAAAAGGGATTGCCGACATCATTACTCTGGAAGAAGAGACCATCGATGATTCAAAACCTTTCGAAATTTTTAACCCCTTATTTCCCTGGAAAAAAAGAACGGTGGATAATTTTCGCGCGGAAGAAATGATGGTTAAGATATTCGAACGGGGAAAGTTAATCTTCCATTTGCCGACAGTTCAGGAGATTCAGAGTTACTGTGCTCGCATGGTGGATACTCTCTGGCCGGAGATTCTCCGCTTTGAAAATCCCCATGAATACTATGTAAATCTTTCAAGGGACCTTTGGAAGCTGAAAAACGATTTAATTTATAAGCATTCCCAAGAGTAA
- the metK gene encoding methionine adenosyltransferase, producing MFTSESVTEGHPDKICDQISDGVLDVVLAEDPFGRVACETSVTTGLVLVAGEITTSCYVDIPKIVRETIKEIGYTRAKYGFDCDTCAVLTSIDEQSPDIAMGVNQAREAKAEERPDAGMETLGAGDQGMMFGYATNETSEFMPLAISLAHGLTRELSKKRKSGELSYLRPDGKAQVTVEYDDETPVRVDTIVISTQHNPEVSLDTIRKDILEQVVPAVIPEELLDHQTRYFVNPTGRFVIGGPQGDAGLTGRKIIVDTYGGYACHGGGAFSGKDPTKVDRSAAYAARYVAKNIVAAGLAKRCEIQLAYAIGVAEPISIFVDTYDTGKIGTEEMIDLIWKHFDLTPAGIIRELDLRRPIYKQTAAYGHFGRLDLELPWERLDKVDMLQESIRK from the coding sequence ATGTTTACCTCAGAATCGGTCACGGAGGGACATCCGGATAAAATATGTGATCAAATTTCTGATGGAGTTTTAGATGTCGTTTTGGCAGAAGACCCTTTTGGCCGGGTGGCTTGCGAAACTTCTGTCACCACCGGTCTTGTACTGGTGGCAGGGGAAATCACCACAAGCTGTTATGTGGATATTCCAAAAATTGTACGGGAGACGATTAAGGAGATTGGTTACACCCGAGCAAAATATGGTTTTGATTGTGATACCTGCGCTGTTTTAACGTCTATTGATGAACAATCGCCGGATATTGCGATGGGAGTGAACCAAGCCCGGGAGGCTAAAGCAGAAGAAAGACCGGATGCAGGGATGGAGACTCTTGGTGCAGGGGATCAGGGGATGATGTTTGGATATGCCACCAATGAAACCTCGGAATTCATGCCCCTTGCTATTAGTTTAGCCCATGGATTAACCAGGGAATTGTCTAAGAAGAGAAAATCAGGTGAATTGTCTTATTTACGGCCGGACGGAAAGGCACAGGTGACAGTGGAATACGATGATGAAACACCGGTACGAGTTGATACGATAGTGATTTCTACCCAGCATAATCCTGAAGTTTCCTTGGATACCATCCGTAAAGATATTCTGGAGCAGGTGGTTCCAGCTGTGATACCTGAAGAACTTTTGGATCATCAAACCCGATATTTTGTAAATCCTACTGGACGTTTTGTGATTGGCGGTCCTCAGGGGGATGCCGGTCTAACCGGGAGAAAGATCATTGTGGATACATACGGGGGATATGCTTGCCACGGGGGAGGAGCTTTTTCAGGTAAGGATCCCACCAAGGTGGATCGTTCTGCTGCTTATGCCGCCCGCTACGTGGCGAAAAACATAGTGGCAGCAGGACTGGCTAAGCGATGTGAAATTCAACTGGCCTATGCTATTGGTGTGGCGGAGCCAATCTCCATATTTGTAGATACCTATGACACAGGAAAAATCGGTACAGAAGAAATGATTGATTTGATCTGGAAGCATTTCGATTTAACTCCGGCAGGCATCATTAGGGAATTGGACCTTAGACGGCCAATCTATAAGCAAACAGCTGCCTATGGCCATTTTGGCCGTCTCGATTTGGAACTCCCCTGGGAAAGATTGGACAAGGTAGACATGCTGCAAGAAAGCATCAGGAAATAA
- a CDS encoding NAD(P)H-dependent oxidoreductase — MTQQKILLLNGSPRKKGTSFSFARTFKILAENQSHAGEIIHIIDYFNQKKDFSDIKKIIPQYDMIGLITPLYVDTLPYPVIWFLEELAWQASDLLRNKRFFALGQCGFPNVKLCEPLLESCRFFAEETEMKWLGGLGYGGGAIINGALLENLGKKGKKITHAFQIALDDLLADRKISFQVQELLTVNIPPILYTPLAAFLNYRAKQNAQKFGVKDLSRKFYLE; from the coding sequence ATGACACAACAAAAAATACTGCTGCTAAACGGCAGCCCGCGCAAAAAAGGAACCTCCTTCAGCTTTGCCCGCACCTTCAAAATACTGGCTGAGAATCAAAGCCATGCCGGGGAAATCATCCATATTATTGATTATTTCAATCAAAAAAAAGACTTTTCCGATATTAAAAAAATCATCCCCCAATATGATATGATCGGCCTGATAACTCCTTTGTACGTAGACACCTTACCCTATCCGGTCATTTGGTTTCTGGAGGAACTTGCCTGGCAAGCATCGGATCTACTGCGAAACAAACGTTTCTTTGCCCTGGGCCAATGTGGTTTTCCCAATGTGAAGCTTTGTGAACCATTGCTGGAATCCTGCCGTTTCTTTGCGGAAGAAACGGAAATGAAGTGGTTAGGCGGACTGGGATACGGTGGTGGAGCAATCATTAATGGAGCCCTATTGGAAAACTTGGGTAAAAAGGGCAAAAAAATCACCCATGCTTTTCAAATAGCTCTGGATGATCTCTTGGCTGACAGAAAAATTTCTTTCCAGGTTCAGGAGCTTTTAACTGTAAACATCCCCCCGATTCTTTACACCCCCCTGGCTGCATTTTTAAATTATCGGGCCAAACAAAACGCTCAGAAATTCGGCGTCAAAGACTTATCTCGCAAGTTTTATCTCGAGTAA
- a CDS encoding flavodoxin family protein, giving the protein MNTVILDGFNCENPFSKYLTKQLAAKGEVFSVFRLKDMNILPCTSCGSCGCQTPGQCVIKDDMSQILRAMASSKVMILLTKVRFGGYSSLLKKAMDRTMPIGLPFYIKEDGHLLHSMRYGRKHIIAIGMLPQQNHPGHENNFRRLVSANALNMQSSCSTLLLKPTDDMAVTEKELDIVLDEVKK; this is encoded by the coding sequence ATGAATACAGTGATCTTAGATGGGTTCAATTGCGAAAATCCCTTCAGCAAGTACCTGACAAAACAGTTAGCAGCAAAAGGAGAGGTTTTTTCCGTCTTCCGACTTAAAGATATGAATATCTTACCCTGCACATCCTGTGGTTCTTGCGGATGTCAGACACCCGGCCAATGTGTGATCAAGGATGATATGTCTCAGATCTTGCGGGCCATGGCCTCCAGTAAGGTGATGATTCTGTTGACAAAGGTGAGATTTGGCGGCTATTCCTCATTACTGAAAAAGGCCATGGACAGAACCATGCCCATAGGGTTGCCCTTTTATATCAAGGAGGATGGGCACCTGCTGCATTCCATGCGTTATGGCAGAAAACATATCATTGCCATTGGTATGCTACCCCAGCAAAACCACCCAGGTCATGAGAATAATTTTCGAAGGCTGGTCTCAGCCAATGCATTAAACATGCAATCTTCTTGCAGCACTTTGCTGCTAAAACCAACAGATGATATGGCAGTTACTGAAAAAGAGCTGGATATCGTATTGGATGAGGTGAAAAAATAA
- a CDS encoding ACP S-malonyltransferase: MVMNAKYAFLFQGVGTSYRDYLHLLDQDQKEELQQYSMITKKELDLDLWGYLFDAKSTGYDPLFCDWISLYTIDQIVYHTYLQMGLCPDIFLGYSMGLITAMVCGEALSYAQGLHMLLSIYEYPRHAFRRDETMAAIIGMTCKDVDIIIGEYNLADDVEIAIENNEHCIVVSGLKKGVYKVMNHAEEKGALKVKEVNSPYAFHSTHAAQGIEHFANFVEKVPVGHCVVPIMSCFDQEIIWQSDDLKHQLVRNMTGRMDWTSSITKIGASGIQNFVEVSLNDSLIKFSRTIDRNCQFMTYKKILQSGCRLENMNVAVAL, translated from the coding sequence ATGGTTATGAACGCAAAATATGCTTTCTTGTTTCAGGGAGTGGGCACCAGCTACCGAGATTATTTACATCTTTTGGATCAAGATCAAAAGGAAGAATTGCAGCAGTATTCTATGATCACCAAGAAAGAGTTGGATCTGGATTTATGGGGATATTTATTTGATGCCAAATCTACAGGTTATGATCCGCTGTTTTGCGATTGGATCTCTCTTTACACCATTGACCAGATAGTCTATCATACTTATCTTCAGATGGGGCTCTGCCCGGATATCTTTCTCGGATACAGCATGGGATTGATTACTGCGATGGTGTGCGGGGAGGCTCTTTCATATGCTCAAGGGCTGCATATGCTGTTAAGTATATATGAGTACCCGCGTCATGCGTTCCGCCGCGATGAGACGATGGCTGCCATCATTGGGATGACCTGTAAAGATGTAGATATAATCATTGGAGAATACAATTTGGCTGACGATGTGGAAATCGCTATTGAAAATAATGAACATTGTATTGTGGTCTCCGGTCTGAAAAAAGGCGTATATAAGGTGATGAACCATGCTGAAGAAAAGGGTGCTTTGAAGGTGAAAGAAGTAAATTCCCCCTATGCTTTTCATTCCACCCATGCCGCACAGGGCATAGAACATTTTGCTAATTTTGTGGAAAAAGTTCCTGTTGGCCACTGTGTCGTTCCTATCATGTCCTGCTTCGATCAGGAAATCATTTGGCAGTCAGATGATCTCAAACATCAACTGGTGAGAAATATGACAGGACGGATGGATTGGACATCATCCATTACGAAAATTGGAGCATCGGGTATTCAAAATTTTGTGGAAGTGAGCCTTAACGATTCTTTAATCAAATTTTCCAGGACGATTGACAGGAACTGTCAGTTCATGACTTATAAAAAAATTCTCCAATCAGGATGCCGACTTGAAAACATGAATGTCGCTGTGGCTTTATAA
- a CDS encoding B12-binding domain-containing radical SAM protein produces the protein MKILFVYPKFRKYLETNPNILKAIGAPVYAEYKAMPSLGIPILTALTPDEHELHFADGNLEDIPYDEDFDLVAINSFTPQAKYAYEVADKFRARGIPVILGGIFPSNYPEDCSKHADAVFVGEAELGWHEVLADAQRGQLKPIYNAGCNFDVEKYVIPDRRLFKHKKGYDWRPLLLQNFRGCQFNCAYCAISNTNGKKMRMRPIDNIMQEIEENMDLDGIYIGDDQFLLPDPEIEKYSLEFFSRLKELNYQKSILLSASPLLNKNPKLLQLIRDCGVNTLYFVFGWDPVAIRALSYNDPHDAEESIKAVQDAGFNIFASIGVGQDADTPEIFPRTIDFLERNRINHAEFWIQTPFPGTPAWRKYKKTGRILTEDFDMYNGAHVVYQPKKMSVQELEDGFIYLWQEFFTRFNLPPEEVLQFYSMSSDFKSKVGIQDQNDEQKEEQGKQEQAI, from the coding sequence ATGAAAATACTTTTTGTCTATCCCAAATTTCGTAAGTATTTGGAAACGAACCCTAATATCCTAAAAGCCATTGGCGCACCTGTATATGCAGAATATAAAGCCATGCCCTCCTTGGGCATCCCAATCCTGACGGCGCTTACTCCTGATGAACATGAATTGCATTTTGCCGACGGTAACTTGGAAGATATCCCTTATGATGAGGATTTTGATCTGGTGGCCATCAATTCCTTTACTCCTCAGGCCAAATATGCCTATGAAGTGGCAGATAAATTTCGCGCCCGTGGAATTCCGGTAATTTTGGGGGGAATTTTTCCCTCTAATTATCCGGAAGATTGCAGCAAACATGCGGATGCTGTTTTTGTTGGTGAAGCAGAACTGGGTTGGCATGAAGTCTTGGCTGATGCTCAAAGAGGGCAATTAAAACCCATATACAATGCCGGTTGCAATTTTGATGTAGAAAAATATGTTATACCTGACCGTCGTTTATTTAAGCATAAAAAGGGCTATGATTGGCGGCCCCTTCTCCTGCAAAATTTTCGAGGATGCCAGTTTAATTGTGCTTATTGCGCTATTTCCAACACCAACGGAAAAAAGATGCGGATGCGTCCCATCGATAACATCATGCAGGAAATAGAAGAAAATATGGATTTGGACGGCATTTATATTGGTGATGATCAGTTTTTGCTCCCGGATCCGGAAATTGAAAAATACTCTCTCGAATTTTTCTCTCGCCTGAAAGAATTGAATTACCAGAAAAGTATTCTGCTCAGCGCTTCCCCCTTACTCAACAAAAATCCTAAACTATTACAATTGATTCGGGACTGCGGTGTTAACACCCTTTATTTTGTCTTTGGGTGGGACCCAGTGGCCATTCGCGCCCTTTCATATAATGATCCTCATGATGCGGAAGAGAGTATTAAGGCCGTTCAGGATGCAGGTTTTAATATCTTTGCCTCGATCGGGGTGGGACAAGATGCTGATACACCAGAAATTTTCCCTCGTACCATCGACTTTTTAGAACGAAACCGGATCAATCATGCGGAATTTTGGATCCAAACACCCTTCCCCGGGACACCGGCCTGGCGCAAATACAAAAAAACCGGGAGAATTCTCACAGAAGATTTTGATATGTATAACGGAGCCCATGTGGTGTATCAGCCCAAGAAAATGTCGGTTCAGGAACTAGAGGACGGTTTCATCTATCTCTGGCAAGAGTTCTTTACCCGCTTTAATTTGCCGCCGGAAGAAGTGCTTCAATTTTATTCTATGAGCAGCGACTTTAAATCCAAGGTGGGGATTCAGGATCAAAATGATGAGCAAAAGGAAGAGCAGGGTAAACAGGAGCAGGCAATCTAA
- a CDS encoding aldehyde ferredoxin oxidoreductase family protein yields the protein MDRIQVKDNAILTIDLTASKSSKVEITRSQRKNFVGGMGINTQILYESDAMYHDALSEKNVLIFGVGPAVGTGLLAGNRCTVTARSPITDMYGDSNVGGDFTVKMRSVGVDHLVFTGKAEKPVYVVINAEGEVSILDASDLWGMWTDRVTDLLMERHGKHAEVACIGPAGEKLVRYASVVMSKCHVAGRTGMGCVMGSKNLKAVVIEGNKKWQPPMYDREEIGRIRKLWLEQCRTSVVSKMGGIEGTLFLIETYDKDKHVPVRNSKTPHDEKMKNIYSNEFKYGYQTKRKACYACPVACAKEYEIKEGKYKGDKGDRIDYGTVTSLGPCLGIFDWGDIIHLKLLTDYLGMDTIEIAGAIGLLMECTERGLTDGTPAEEFPIEFGDTEKVEKLFYRIVNREGIGDLLAEGAYRAAEALKAQEYVFTINKSTTGLHSKDRLAWSMAYMTSTRGGDHLKAFVFSVLSKGYFASVVSKYIFKMDANKAIDQPERQGRIVAWHENYKSIIDALGICIFAIHGVPNKGHAFFHDFAQVMKGLYNLYCTDQDIYYAGERIYQLQNAFNIRCGLTLKNYQWPVRKQDTDIDPEYVLETTIKTRDEAGMLPEYFTFRGLNPEGKPTSARFQELGLDPRDREGEPSILVQDDHVTSIPELFQMVGLNANLSKIDRLKGEMISWLLCRLLEKRDKRDEKAYFKKKKAQALDIM from the coding sequence ATGGATAGGATCCAGGTAAAAGATAATGCCATTCTCACTATCGATCTAACGGCATCAAAATCATCAAAGGTAGAAATAACGCGGTCGCAAAGGAAAAATTTTGTAGGCGGCATGGGGATTAATACCCAGATTCTTTATGAATCCGATGCCATGTATCATGATGCTTTATCAGAGAAAAATGTGCTGATTTTTGGGGTCGGACCTGCCGTAGGAACCGGGCTTCTGGCGGGTAACCGCTGTACGGTGACGGCACGCAGTCCCATCACAGATATGTATGGGGATTCCAATGTTGGGGGGGATTTCACTGTCAAAATGCGTTCTGTCGGGGTGGACCACCTGGTTTTTACAGGTAAGGCGGAAAAGCCGGTCTATGTGGTTATCAATGCGGAAGGTGAAGTCAGTATTTTGGACGCCTCCGATCTTTGGGGCATGTGGACAGATCGGGTCACCGACCTTCTAATGGAGCGTCATGGCAAGCATGCGGAGGTGGCCTGTATCGGTCCTGCCGGAGAAAAGCTTGTACGCTATGCCAGTGTGGTGATGTCCAAATGTCATGTTGCCGGGCGTACGGGCATGGGTTGTGTCATGGGATCAAAAAACTTAAAGGCCGTTGTCATTGAGGGCAACAAAAAATGGCAGCCCCCCATGTATGATCGGGAGGAAATCGGCCGGATCCGTAAATTATGGCTGGAACAGTGCCGTACTTCCGTTGTGTCCAAAATGGGGGGTATTGAAGGCACTCTCTTCCTTATAGAAACCTATGACAAGGACAAGCATGTTCCGGTGCGTAACAGCAAGACACCCCACGATGAAAAAATGAAAAATATTTATTCCAATGAGTTTAAATACGGTTACCAGACCAAAAGGAAAGCCTGTTATGCCTGTCCTGTGGCCTGCGCCAAAGAATATGAAATCAAGGAAGGCAAGTACAAGGGAGACAAAGGGGACCGTATTGATTACGGGACCGTAACCAGCCTGGGGCCTTGCCTGGGGATTTTTGACTGGGGAGATATTATCCATCTGAAGCTGTTAACGGATTATTTAGGCATGGATACCATTGAAATAGCCGGTGCTATCGGCTTGCTTATGGAATGTACGGAACGCGGCTTAACAGATGGAACTCCGGCGGAGGAGTTTCCCATCGAATTTGGCGATACGGAGAAGGTAGAGAAATTATTTTACCGCATTGTCAACCGGGAAGGGATAGGTGATCTGCTGGCGGAGGGCGCTTATCGGGCAGCTGAGGCGCTGAAAGCACAAGAGTATGTCTTTACTATAAATAAGTCCACCACCGGCCTTCACTCCAAGGACCGTTTGGCATGGTCTATGGCTTATATGACCTCCACCCGTGGGGGGGACCATTTAAAGGCTTTTGTTTTCTCTGTACTAAGCAAAGGATATTTTGCCAGCGTCGTTTCAAAATATATTTTTAAAATGGATGCCAACAAAGCCATTGACCAGCCGGAAAGACAGGGACGCATTGTAGCCTGGCACGAGAATTACAAATCCATCATCGATGCTTTGGGCATTTGTATTTTTGCCATTCATGGCGTTCCCAACAAAGGACATGCTTTTTTCCATGATTTTGCCCAAGTGATGAAGGGCTTGTACAACCTGTATTGTACCGATCAAGATATTTATTACGCCGGAGAACGGATTTACCAGCTGCAAAATGCCTTTAATATCCGCTGCGGGCTGACCTTAAAGAATTATCAATGGCCGGTGCGTAAACAAGACACGGACATTGACCCGGAGTATGTTCTGGAAACCACGATCAAAACCCGGGATGAAGCAGGGATGCTGCCGGAATATTTCACTTTCCGAGGTTTGAACCCGGAGGGCAAACCAACGTCAGCAAGATTTCAGGAATTAGGATTAGATCCCCGGGACAGGGAGGGCGAACCAAGCATTTTGGTGCAGGATGACCATGTCACCTCCATCCCGGAATTGTTTCAAATGGTTGGCTTAAATGCTAATTTAAGCAAGATTGACCGCCTAAAGGGAGAAATGATTTCATGGTTATTGTGCCGGTTGCTGGAAAAGCGGGATAAGCGTGACGAAAAAGCTTATTTCAAAAAGAAAAAAGCACAGGCGCTTGACATAATGTGA